The Oryzias melastigma strain HK-1 linkage group LG6, ASM292280v2, whole genome shotgun sequence genome includes a window with the following:
- the LOC112152634 gene encoding leucine-rich repeat-containing protein 17, which produces MRLKPLFVLASLLFLLLPSVEMKRAGKGRGLKRARHKITQDRVRVRGVRRHSRSGPSGLVSPSCSELKESGKIFMDCQDRQLTFIPPANSWSRKPRHLLLARNRIKILHDGAFLGYDSLTSLDLQQNQILQVEEGAFQGLTRLKTLLLQHNRLTTLSDEALIPMPNLRDLRLYDNPWKCLCQLESLIRTLQVPSNRNLGGNARCAEPLWLKKRKLKTIDPELLCAEGIILQTGNNTNALEPIPLRGKADSASLCHTYLFPHMRMDCSKRGLTEVPSGIPDDVVEVDLSHNLIRRLRLKDFLGASGLRILNLSSNSMEHIDHGSLFGLLHLQELDLSDNDLHFVQYGVLEDLYFLSRLKLGGNPWVCNYSIHYMVYWLRLHPAVKHSGLWCHSPSEFARERVEDYVQSYNRECPKDKQSSRTEPDTLDPVNWGTAMELQGEVEEDLEPSHLRAPKKYEVYRLS; this is translated from the exons ATGCGCCTGAAACCCCTTTTCGTCTTGGCCTCTTTGCTCTTCCTTCTGCTCCCATCCGTGGAGATGAAAAGAGCAGGAAAGGGCAGAGGTCTCAAAAGAGCGCGACACAAGATCACGCAAGATAG agTCAGGGTTCGAGGTGTACGGCGCCACAGCAGATCGGGCCCTTCTGGGCTCGTGTCGCCCAGCTGCTCAGAACTGAAAGAATCCGGAAAGATTTTCATGGATTGCCAAGACCGACAGCTCACCTTCATCCCACCTGCAAACTCCTGGTCCAGGAAGCCCAGGCATCTCCTCCTAGCTCGGAATCGGATCAAAATCCTCCACGATGGAGCTTTCCTGGGATACGACAGTTTAACCAGTCTGGACCTTCAGCAGAACCAAATCCTCCAAGTGGAGGAAGGGGCTTTCCAGGGCTTGACACGACTTAAAACCCTTCTGTTGCAGCACAACCGTCTGACGACCCTCAGCGACGAGGCTCTAATCCCCATGCCAAATCTTCGAGATCTCCGTTTATACGATAATCCCTGGAAATGTCTCTGCCAGTTGGAAAGTCTCATCCGTACTCTTCAAGTCCCAAGTAACCGTAATCTAGGAGGCAATGCCAG GTGTGCAGAACCCCTCTGGCTAAAAAAACGAAAACTGAAGACAATTGATCCTGAGCTGCTTTGTGCAGAGGGGATCATTCTCCAAACGGGCAACAACACAAATGCTTTAGAGCCCATTCCTTTACGGGGCAAAGCAGACTCGGCCTCCCTTTGCCACACTTACCTTTTCCCCCACATGAGGATGGACTGCAGCAAAAGAG GTCTGACAGAGGTACCCTCGGGTATTCCTGATGATGTCGTTGAGGTCGACTTATCCCATAATTTGATCCGTCGACTCCGGCTGAAAGACTTCCTGGGTGCAAGCGGCCTCAGGATCCTGAACCTCAGCAGTAACAGCATGGAGCACATTGACCACG GTTCCCTCTTTGGGCTCTTGCACCTTCAGGAACTTGATTTGTCCGACAACGATTTGCATTTCGTTCAGTACGGGGTCCTTGAAGACCTCTACTTCCTGTCCCGGCTTAAACTGGGAGGAAACCCCTGGGTGTGCAACTACAG CATCCACTACATGGTATACTGGCTGCGTCTGCACCCAGCAGTGAAGCACTCGGGCCTGTGGTGTCACTCCCCGTCTGAGTTTGCCAGAGAGAGAGTGGAGGACTATGTGCAGTCCTACAACAGAGAGTGCCCAAAGGACAAGCAGTCCAGCAGAACAGAGCCGGACACGCTGGACCCTGTGAACTGGGGCACGGCGATGGAGCTGCAgggggaggtggaggaggacctGGAGCCCAGCCACTTGAGAGCGCCAAAGAAATATGAAGTTTACAGACTGAGCTGA
- the LOC112152590 gene encoding uncharacterized protein LOC112152590: protein MALQLRVSWLFMLMCVCFLPQDGYRHVHGLYLFGGPLTSDQFNPGKFLEANFENNLEYLRQLYKNGNNVRPVRSLIEEVQPGHPGSVQKRDKPLVFQKEMSNDGAWRRRGAGCRDECPSSDPVRSTKNLVSTTQNQEFSPTPQKQVAMRPDSSGKENGGLSRGNRETFRFSNKQFVQSNYKPPGHTLLSLDSSSGKDFFSGRRIVSAPNTPKSLSQSYNHLSRKKMPSLPLNGNGNVLKSKYRSNRKYLSKRYKTPSASLDKGPQRGIQTGPPPQKPQFLSSYVPRSQPNVKHLKKPAPLFQSFQSNASKRAKSVHHPPVLNQGVSTGFVVISNNRFPQSMRGHITVQYKPPKLLDNPHLVMKVPSSRHSSTTECKYLDYQKVDARTPQKDDVKLDLHGQNLVPDLQESNTSVTKPREANLKQRVMPSNLSENQLKSFSAQDQFLLINGGYEDALKAGLLKPLSQPDFPILSSILNEDPATLEPWPSLLLPEPQDSNCVVWKDTQRSPPQKSQRLSQPSENGYLASKNRSARATASVSKICFTPSRWVQGKVAKLATRRRV, encoded by the exons ATGGCTCTTCAGTTACG ggtTTCATGGCTTTTTATGctgatgtgtgtttgttttcttccacaAGACG GTTACAGACATGTTCATGGACTCTACCTGTTTGGGGGCCCACTAACTTCCGACCAGTTCAACCCTGGAAAGTTTTTGGAGGCTAACTTTGAGAACAATCTAGAATATTTGAGACAACTCTATAAAAACGGGAATAATGTCAGGCCTGTTCGGAGTCTCATCGAAGAGGTGCAGCCAGGTCATCCGGGCTCTGTTCAGAAGAGGGACAAGCCTTTGGTTTTCCAAAAGGAGATGAGTAACGATGGTGCTTGGAGAAGACGTGGAGCCGGTTGTCGAGATGAATGTCCCTCCTCTGACCCAGTTCGCTCCACCAAAAACCTCGTCTCCACCACACAAAATCAAGAATTTAGCCCGACCCCACAAAAACAAGTAGCTATGAGACCTGATTCAAGTGGTAAAGAGAATGGCGGCCTTTCAAGAGGTAACAGAGAAACTTTCCGTTTCTCCAACAAACAATTTGTCCAATCCAACTACAAGCCACCAGGGCACACTCTGCTCTCATTGGACTCATCCTCAGGAAAAGATTTTTTCAGTGGTCGCAGGATTGTGTCTGCTCCTAACACTCCCAAGAGCCTTTCTCAAAGCTACAACCACTTATCACGCAAGAAAATGCCTTCGCTTCCTCTCAACGGTAATGGAAATGTCCTAAAGTCAAAGTACAGGTCGAACAGAAAATATCTATCAAAGAGGTATAAAACACCATCAGCCAGCTTGGACAAAGGCCCCCAAAGAGGAATCCAAACTGGCCCTCCCCCTCAGAAGCCCCAGTTTCTGAGCTCGTACGTACCAAGAAGTCAGCCCAACGTCAAACACTTAAAGAAACCAGCCCCGTTGTTTCAGTCCTTCCAATCGAACGCCAGCAAAAGAGCAAAGAGCGTACACCATCCTCCCGTGCTCAATCAGGGCGTGTCTACTGGTTTTGTCGTGATTTCCAACAACCGTTTCCCACAGAGCATGAGAGGCCACATAACTGTTCAGTATAAACCTCCGAAGCTGCTGGATAATCCTCATTTGGTGATGAAAGTGCCCAGCTCTCGCCATTCCTCTACCACAGAGTGCAAGTACCTGGATTATCAGAAGGTTGATGCCAGGACTCCTCAGAAGGACGACGTAAAGCTGGACCTCCATGGTCAAAACCTGGTCCCTGACCTTCAGGAGTCCAATACAAGTGTTACCAAACCAAGAGAAGCCAATTTAAAGCAGAGAGTAATGCCTTCAAATCTATCAGAAAATCAACTGAAATCCTTTTCCGCGCAAGATCAATTCCTCCTCATAAACGGAGGGTATGAGGATGCGTTGAAAGCTGGTCTCTTGAAGCCTCTCAGCCAGCCCGACTTTCCAATCCTCTCGAGCATATTGAATGAAGACCCAGCAACGCTGGAGCCCTGGCCCTCACTGTTGCTGCCCGAACCCCAAGATTCTAACTGTGTAGTTTGgaaagacacacaaagatccCCTCCTCAGAAGTCTCAAAGGTTGTCACAGCCGTCCGAAAACGGATATCTTGCCTCCAAAAATCGTTCTGCAAGAGCTACCGCCTCTGTGTCAAAGATCTGCTTCACACCAAGTCGGTGGGTTCAAGGCAAAgttgctaaattagccacaagGCGACGTGTATGA